The DNA sequence CCTCGCCGATCAGGCGGATGAGGTTCTGCGGCAGGAGCGGGTCGTTCCCGGCGGCCGGGGCGGGGTCCGCCGCGCGCAGTTCGGCCAGGCGGGCCGCCCACGCGGGCCGCGCCGCCGGCGCCACGCGCGCCAGCAGCCCCTCCAGCGCGAGACCCGCGTCCCCCGCGAGGGACACGCGGCTCTTCTTGATCTTGTCAATCTCCGAGGCGTCTATGTCAATGTGCAGGATGTCCGCGTGGCGGCAGAACTCCGCGGCGCGGCCCGTGGCCCGGTCGTCAAAGCGCGCCCCGACCACCACCAGCAGGTCCGCCTCGTCCATGAGCAGGTTGGTGTGGCGCGCGCCGTGCATGCCGAGCATGCCCAGGCACAGCGGGTCGTCGCAGGGCACCGCGCCCAGCCCCATGAGCGTGCAGACGACGGGCGCCTGCATGCGGTGGGCCAGATCGCGCGCCAGACCGCCCGCCCCCGCCTGCGCCACGCCGCCGCCGAGGTAGATCACCGGCCGCTCCGCGCGGCGGATGCGCTCCGCCATTTCATCCAGCACCGCGCCGTCGCAGGGGGCGGGCACCGCGGCGCGCCCCGGTTCGGGCCAGTCCCCCACCTCAACGGACGCCATTTGCACGTCCTTGGGAACGTCCACGACGACCGGGCCGGGGCGTCCCGACGCGGCCAGCGTGAAGGCCAGGGGGATGACCTCCAGCAGCTCCCCGGCGCTGCGCACCAGGAAGTTGTGCTTGGTGATGGGCAGGGTCAGGCCGTAGGTGTCCACCTCCTGGAAGGCGTCGGTGCCGATCATGGGCAGGGGCACCTGCCCCGTGATGGCGACCAGGGGCACGGAGTCCAGTTTGGCGTCCGCGATGGCCGTCAGCAGGTTGGTGGCCCCGGGGCCCGAGGTGGCCAGGCAGACCCCCGGCCTCCCCGTGACCCGGGCCATGCCCTGGGCGATGAACCCCGCGCCCTGCTCGTGCCGGGCGAGGATGTGCCGGAGGGCGCTGTCATGCAGCGCGTCGTACAGCGGGAGATTCGACCCGCCGGGAATCCCGGCGACGACCTCCACGCCCTGCCGCTCCAGCAGGCGGCAGATGATCTCGGAACCTCGGTGCTTCATGGGGCCTCCTTGGGCGCCCCTTCCGCGCGCGCCGCCGGAGGCGAAAAACAGCAACCCCTCCGGCGGTGCGGCCGGAGGGGCTGTTGGGTGCTGTGTTCAGATCAACGGGACGGCACAACCCTCACGGCGCGCAGACACGGGGACGTACAACCACCACCGGGGTTCCGGGGGCGGCGTCGCGCGCCATGGTCTGGATGCCGT is a window from the Candidatus Hydrogenedentota bacterium genome containing:
- the ilvB gene encoding biosynthetic-type acetolactate synthase large subunit codes for the protein MKHRGSEIICRLLERQGVEVVAGIPGGSNLPLYDALHDSALRHILARHEQGAGFIAQGMARVTGRPGVCLATSGPGATNLLTAIADAKLDSVPLVAITGQVPLPMIGTDAFQEVDTYGLTLPITKHNFLVRSAGELLEVIPLAFTLAASGRPGPVVVDVPKDVQMASVEVGDWPEPGRAAVPAPCDGAVLDEMAERIRRAERPVIYLGGGVAQAGAGGLARDLAHRMQAPVVCTLMGLGAVPCDDPLCLGMLGMHGARHTNLLMDEADLLVVVGARFDDRATGRAAEFCRHADILHIDIDASEIDKIKKSRVSLAGDAGLALEGLLARVAPAARPAWAARLAELRAADPAPAAGNDPLLPQNLIRLIGEASTPDTVVATDVGQHQMWTAQGYPFRRPRRLLTSGGLGTMGFGLPAAIGAALARPDLPVVCVSGDGSILMNLQELATLAELDLNVKVVVMNNAHLGLVRQQQELFYNRRYFASSFQARPDFAAIARGFGLRGVDLGACADPAAAFAEALAAPGPCVINAPVHETENVLPMVPPGAANREMIGGLSHAN